The following coding sequences lie in one Benincasa hispida cultivar B227 chromosome 6, ASM972705v1, whole genome shotgun sequence genomic window:
- the LOC120079043 gene encoding U-box domain-containing protein 40 has product MEFQEGLMKFMVHRHIKPNWVLEKDSPSVAVSEITNSPRRKWRIFSRSSSSPFPSKPQLKEIPKELLCPITGSLMADPVIVSSGHTFEAACVQVCKDLGLNPTLLDGSKPDFSSVIPNLALKSAIFNWCKNSSSEPPKPLDFSSAEKLVRKFMAAHSKSDEELIQGIAENPVVRFNHAATEVTRRSSHFHSSSDESVSAAVPTLPLPLTTRPSCCSSSSSSDVEIIGTLNLPEEEEIIAKLKSSQVIEIEEAVTTLRKITRTREDSRVHLCSPLVLSALRSLIVSRYTGVQVNAVAALVNLSLENVNKVKIVRSGILPNLIDVLKGGSPEVQEHAAGAIFSLALEDDNKTAIGVLGALPPLIRLLVSDSEQTRHDSALALYHLSHVQSNRSKLVKLGSVPVFLGMVKSRHMAGCILLILCNIAACFEGRAALLDSGAVECLVGMLRENELDSESTRESCVAVLFGLSYGGLRFKGLAKTAGAMDVFMAIEKNGTERSKEKVKRIIEYMKARDEEAEDVNWEELLDSGCFGSRTRCRLGAGMDRSTANSSEF; this is encoded by the coding sequence ATGGAGTTTCAGGAGGGTTTGATGAAGTTTATGGTTCATAGACATATTAAACCCAACTGGGTTTTGGAGAAGGATTCTCCATCTGTTGCAGTTTCGGAGATAACTAATAGTCCTCGACGGAAATGGCGGATTTTCAGTcggtcttcttcttccccatTTCCGTCCAAAccccaattgaaggaaataccCAAAGAATTGCTTTGTCCGATTACTGGGTCTTTAATGGCGGACCCTGTAATTGTCTCCTCTGGTCATACTTTTGAAGCTGCTTGTGTTCAGGTTTGTAAAGATTTAGGGTTGAATCCGACTTTGTTAGATGGTTCGAAACCGGATTTCTCCTCTGTTATCCCAAATCTGGCTCTTAAATCCGCCATTTTCAATTGGTGTAAAAATTCCTCTTCTGAACCTCCTAAACCGCTCGATTTCTCCTCTGCTGAAAAGCTCGTTCGAAAATTCATGGCGGCTCACAGTAAAAGCGATGAGGAATTGATTCAAGGGATTGCTGAGAATCCTGTGGTCCGATTCAACCATGCCGCCACTGAAGTCACTCGTCGGAGCTCTCATTTCCACTCGAGCTCCGATGAATCTGTAAGCGCCGCCGTTCCTACTCTGCCTCTTCCTCTTACGACTCGGCCGAGTTGCTgttcttcgtcttcttcctctGACGTCGAGATCATTGGTACTCTGAACTTgcctgaagaagaagagatcatAGCGAAGCTTAAAAGTTCTCAGGTTATTGAGATTGAAGAGGCTGTGACTACGCTGAGAAAAATCACAAGAACTCGAGAGGACAGCAGGGTTCATCTCTGTTCTCCTTTGGTTCTCTCCGCTCTGCGATCTCTCATCGTCTCAAGGTACACTGGCGTTCAAGTGAATGCAGTTGCAGCGCTTGTAAATCTATCTTTAGAGAATGTGAACAAGGTCAAGATCGTACGGTCGGGGATTCTCCCTAATTTGATCGATGTTCTGAAAGGGGGATCGCCGGAGGTTCAGGAACATGCTGCCGGCGCCATTTTCAGCTTAGCTCTCGAGGACGACAACAAGACGGCAATCGGCGTATTGGGTGCTCTGCCACCATTGATACGGCTGTTGGTATCCGACTCGGAGCAAACTCGGCACGACTCAGCTCTTGCTCTTTACCACTTATCACACGTTCAGAGCAACCGTTCGAAGCTTGTGAAACTTGGGTCGGTGCCGGTTTTTCTCGGGATGGTGAAATCCCGCCACATGGCCGGCTGTATTTTGCTGATTTTGTGTAACATAGCAGCTTGTTTTGAGGGCCGGGCGGCGTTATTGGACTCTGGTGCGGTGGAGTGTTTGGTGGGGATGTTGAGGGAGAACGAGTTAGACTCTGAATCGACTCGGGAGAGTTGTGTGGCGGTTCTGTTTGGACTGAGTTACGGCGGTTTGAGGTTCAAAGGTCTGGCAAAAACCGCCGGAGCAATGGATGTTTTCATGGCGATCGAGAAAAATGGAACTGAGAGATCAAAAGAGAAGGTGAAGAGAATCATTGAGTATATGAAAGCCAGAGATGAGGAAGCTGAGGACGTGAATTGGGAGGAATTGCTCGACTCAGGTTGTTTCGGCAGCCGAACTCGGTGTCGACTGGGTGCTGGAATGGACAGATCCACCGCAAACTCGTCTGAGTTCTGA
- the LOC120079044 gene encoding LOW QUALITY PROTEIN: peroxidase 31-like (The sequence of the model RefSeq protein was modified relative to this genomic sequence to represent the inferred CDS: deleted 4 bases in 2 codons) — translation MAANIKILPIVGPLFPSSSSLDLHFAIFLNSHSLSLIPMEFLFFFFLLLLLSVFSHSSSSAADLSADYYRNSCPAFSQIIRDTVTNKQITTPTTAAATLRLFFHDCLPNGCDASILISSTPFNVAERNADINLSLPGDAFDLIVRAKTALELSCPNTVSCADILAAATRDLLTMVGGPYYTVFLGRKDAKVSKASAIEGTLPRPTMSVSEIIRIFASRGFSVQEMVALNGAHSIGFSHCKEFTSGIFNYSKSPPYDSHYNPRFALGLQRACADYQKNPTLSVFNDIMTPNKFDNMYFKNLQKGLGLLKSDGGFYSDPRTRPWVEKYAADESVFFTAFAQAMVKLGGYGVKVGNEGEIRRRCDAFN, via the exons ATGGCCGCAAATATCAAAATCCTTCCGATTGTGGGTCCC CTCttcccatcttcttcttcacttgATCTTCACTTTGCCATTTTTCTCAATTctcattctctc tctctcatcCCCATGgagtttctcttcttcttcttcctcctcctcctcctctctGTTTTCTCTCATTCCTCCTCCTCCGCCGCCGATCTCTCTGCCGACTACTACCGGAATTCCTGCCCTgcattttctcaaatcatccgCGACACTGTCACCAACAAGCAAATCACCACCCCCACCACCGCCGCCGCCACTCTCCGCCTCTTCTTCCACGACTGTCTCCCCAACGGCTGCGATGCCTCCATCCTCATCTCCTCCACCCCCTTCAACGTCGCTGAGCGCAATGCCGACATCAACCTCTCCCTCCCCGGTGACGCCTTCGACCTTATCGTCCGGGCTAAAACCGCCCTCGAACTCTCCTGCCCCAACACCGTCTCCTGCGCTGACATCCTCGCCGCCGCTACTCGCGACCTCCTCACCATGGTTGGCGGCCCTTACTACACTGTCTTCCTCGGCCGCAAAGACGCCAAAGTTTCCAAAGCCTCCGCTATTGAAGGTACGCTCCCTAGACCTACAATGTCGGTCTCTGAGATCATCAGAATTTTCGCCTCCAGAGGATTTTCCGTTCAGGAAATGGTGGCGTTAAACGGCGCTCATTCAATTGGCTTCTCGCATTGCAAGGAGTTTACATCTGGGATCTTCAATTACAGTAAATCCCCACCTTACGATAGCCATTACAACCCTCGATTCGCATTGGGGTTACAGAGAGCTTGCGCCGATTACCAGAAGAATCCAACTCTGTCGGTTTTTAACGATATAATGACGCCCAACAAATTCGACAATATGTATTTCAAGAATCTGCAAAAGGGGTTAGGACTTTTGAAGTCCGATGGTGGATTTTATAGCGATCCAAGAACGAGGCCGTGGGTGGAGAAATACGCTGCAGATGAGAGCGTGTTCTTCACTGCGTTTGCTCAAGCGATGGTGAAGCTGGGTGGCTATGGCGTCAAAGTGGGGAATGAAGGAGAAATCAGACGCAGGTGCGATGCTTTTAATTGA